The Sphingosinicella flava genome includes the window GCGCCCGCGGGTTTCAGCACGATCATGGTCTGATCGCGTTCCTCGGTCGTTTCCGCCATGCCGAGCGCCGCCGACAGCGACACGCGCGCCATCCGCTTGCCGCGAATGTTGGCGATCTTCGATCCGCCGAGCGATTCGACCGTGACCGCGCCCCGATACCGCACGATCTCTTCGATGGCGGAGCGCGGAATGGCGAATTTCTGGCCGCCGGCACTGACGGTCAGCGCGGGAATGATGGTAAGGGTAAGCGGCACGCGAAGCGTCAGGCGCAGCCCGTGCCCGGGCTTGCTGTCGAGATCGACGACTCCGCCGATCTTCTCCACATTGGCGCGAACGACGTCCATACCCACGCCGCGCCCGGAAATGGCAGTCACTTCCCGCGCGGTCGACAGGCCGGGTTCGAAAATAAGGGCGACCTTTTGCGCCAAGGTCATGGTCTCCGCGCGTGCCGGGGTGACGATCCCCGCCGCAAGCGCCTTCTTGAGCAGCCGCTCGCCATCGATTCCGCGCCCGTCGTCGGCGACTTCGATCAATATCTGGTTGCCCGACTGACGGGCGTGAACGCGCAGCTGGCCGATCGTGGCCTTGCCGGCCGCGAGGCGGTCTTCCGCGGTCTCAAGGCCGTGGTCGAGGGCATTGCGAATGATGTGGGTCAACGGATCGCGGATCATTTCGATCATCTCGCGGTCGAGCTCGACATCCCCGCCGTCGATGTCGAGGGCGACCTTCTTGCCCAGCTCCACCGACAGGTCGCGGACCATGCGGGGCAGGCTTGCAAACAGATTGTCGATCCGCTGCATCCGCGTCCGCGTGATCGCTTCGCGCATTTCCGCGATGCAGGCCGACACTCTGTCGAACGCAGCCTCCAGGACCGGATCAGCCTCCGTTTCCCGCAAGCGGCGGGCAAGTTCGTTGCGGGCCAGCACCATGTCGGACACGCCGTTCATCATCCGGTCGAGCAATTCGACCGACAGGCGAATGCTCCGCACCGGCGCGCGCAGGTCGACCGGAGCCTGCTCCTCCATGTCGCGGCGCGGAGTGGGCACCGGCTGCGTCAGGGCGGATATGAGAAACTCATCATTGTCATTGGGAACCGCCTCGCCAGTCTGAAGCGACTGAACGATCTCGCCGATGCGGTCGATGATGGCGAGGACCGCGCTGACCAGCGGATGATCGGCCTCCCGGCGTCCGGACCGGACCTCGGCTAGCGCATCCTCCGCGGCATGGCTGAGATTTTCGAGGCGGGGCAGTTCGAAAAAGCCGCAATTGCCCTTCACGGTGTGGACGAAGCGGAAAATGGCGTCCAACCGCTCGCGATCGCCGGGATTTGCTTCCCACGCCACGATTTCGCCGCTCAGCGCGTCCAGCATGTCCCGCGTTTCCGCGATGAAATCGTCGAGAAGGTCGTCCATCAAGCCAAAGCCCGGATCGTTGCATGAGGCCCACGCATGCACCGGCGCTGGTAAAGAACCCTTTAACCGCCTCGGGCTCCGGCCGAGGCGAAGGATGACGCGTCAGGCGGGCACGGATGTTCCGAGCAGGAGCATGCCTTCCTCCGCGTCGCTCACCTGGACGCTGCCGCCGCCTTCCGAAACCAGGCAATATACGAGCCAGGCGGCGGCGGCGCGCGGCTCGATGGCATCCTCCGCCGTTTGACCGGTCAAGGTTTTGCGCAATTCGGGATCGAGCAGAATGCGCGGCCCTTCGGCGCGCACGACGATGTCGAGGCCCGCGCCGTGCCGCTCCACGCCGATATCCAGCCGCCCCCCGCGCACCAGCGCATCGCCCGCGATG containing:
- a CDS encoding chemotaxis protein CheA, with the protein product MDDLLDDFIAETRDMLDALSGEIVAWEANPGDRERLDAIFRFVHTVKGNCGFFELPRLENLSHAAEDALAEVRSGRREADHPLVSAVLAIIDRIGEIVQSLQTGEAVPNDNDEFLISALTQPVPTPRRDMEEQAPVDLRAPVRSIRLSVELLDRMMNGVSDMVLARNELARRLRETEADPVLEAAFDRVSACIAEMREAITRTRMQRIDNLFASLPRMVRDLSVELGKKVALDIDGGDVELDREMIEMIRDPLTHIIRNALDHGLETAEDRLAAGKATIGQLRVHARQSGNQILIEVADDGRGIDGERLLKKALAAGIVTPARAETMTLAQKVALIFEPGLSTAREVTAISGRGVGMDVVRANVEKIGGVVDLDSKPGHGLRLTLRVPLTLTIIPALTVSAGGQKFAIPRSAIEEIVRYRGAVTVESLGGSKIANIRGKRMARVSLSAALGMAETTEERDQTMIVLKPAGADLYALAVDVIHDHEELVIKPAAPPVIATGLYAGTTLADDGRPILLLDCAGIAAAAGVVLDAAEAETAPVQPVEEMAGDRPATLLFRTLEGRCRAVRLALVERIEDVPVEAVQVSAGRLRVTIRDALLPLAGCAAAPSEGKMRLLRLTDGTAELAYAFREVIDIVPLASEVIPAAVPGEVGGVTLINGEPVEMLDPFWLFAAHCSAEGLDAPLTCALPSSDAWMHNILRPILENAGYRVIAAEGADPEAVDVLIAADGEAPPGAPKAKLLRLRANPDDEGGDGSVYRYDRAGLFSALTERSRAKAGQKA